A region from the Pelobates fuscus isolate aPelFus1 chromosome 1, aPelFus1.pri, whole genome shotgun sequence genome encodes:
- the XK gene encoding endoplasmic reticulum membrane adapter protein XK, translating to MKFPGSVLVSVSLFVAETVTALYLCFTYSLAGDRIWQDLTLLFCLLPCLLVQICLIFVHRDLSRDRPLVLLLHLLQLGPLVRCVEVFYIYFRADKIEEPYVSITKKRQLPKGGCSDEVEKEVGRAEGKLFTHRSAFSRASVIQAFLGSAPQLTLQLYISVLQQYITLSRSIFMSISLLSIVYGALRCNILAIKIKYDDYDISVRPAAYLCIFLWRVFEIATRVTVLVLFSSVLQIWTLPVVLLNFFIFFFYPWILFWKSQSPFPENIEKALSRVGTTMVLCCLTFLYAGINMFCWSAVQLKLNDSDLINKSQNWYCMAVYYMLRFVENASLLLLWYIFKTDIYIYVCAPLLVLQLLIGYCIAVLFMLIFYQFCHPCKKLFSSSISDGLLTCFKFLCYMCIPSRAPSKGDKFGAKLSDSSEIMDQPISKGMESQNGNSHHNVSSNA from the exons ATGAAATTCCCTGGCTCAGTCTTGGTGTCAGTCTCCTTGTTTGTGGCAGAGACAGTGACGGCCCTCTACCTGTGTTTCACATACAGCTTGGCCGGGGACAGGATCTGGCAGGACCTGACCCTCCTGTTCTGCTTGCTGCCCTGCTTGCTGGTGCAAATCTGCCTCATCTTTGTCCACCGGGATCTCAGCAGGGACAGACCCCTGGTACTGCTACTGCACCTGCTGCAGCTGGGACCCCTGGTCAG GTGTGTGGAAGTCTTCTACATTTACTTCAGGGCTGATAAAATAGAGGAGCCTTATGTCAGTATCACCAAGAAGAGGCAGCTACCCAAGGGAGGCTGCTCAGATGAAGTGGAGAAAGAAGTGGGTCGAGCTGAGGGGAAGTTGTTTACACACAGATCTGCTTTCAGCCGAGCCTCAGTCATCCAGGCCTTCCTGGGGTCGGCACCACAGCTGACACTCCAGCTCTATATTAGTGTACTGCAGCAGTACATTACCCTGTCCAGGT CCATATTTATGAGCATCTCTCTACTGTCCATTGTCTATGGAGCCTTGCGGTGCAACATCTTGGCCATCAAAATCAAGTATGATGATTATGATATCAGCGTTAGACCAGCTGCCTACCTCTGCATTTTTCTTTGGAGAGTGTTTGAGATTGCTACCAGAGTCACCGTACTTGTCCTCTTTAGCTCAGTTTTACAAATCTGGACCCTGCCTGTTGTTTTGCTAAACTTTTTCATTTTCTTCTTTTACCCATGGATCCTCTTCTGGAAGAGCCAATCTCCTTTTCCTGAAAACATAGAAAAGGCCCTATCAAGGGTCGGTACAACCATGGTTCTATGCTGTCTTACCTTCCTGTATGCTGGAATCAACATGTTCTGTTGGTCTGCGGTCCAACTTAAACTAAATGATTCTGATTTAATCAACAAATCTCAAAACTGGTACTGCATGGCAGTGTATTATATGCTACGGTTTGTTGAAAATGCCTCCCTATTATTGTTATGGTACATATTCAAAACAGATATTTACATCTATGTCTGTGCTCCTCTGTTGGTCTTGCAGCTGCTTATTGGGTATTGTATCGCTGTGCTGTTTATGTTGATCTTCTATCAGTTTTGTCATCCCTGCAAGAAACTATTTTCATCAAGTATCTCGGATGGGTTGCTGACATGTTTTAAGTTTTTGTGTTACATGTGTATACCGTCAAGAGCGCCATCAAAGGGAGATAAATTTGGAGCCAAATTATCTGACAGTTCTGAGATCATGGATCAACCAATCTCTAAAGGTATGGAGTCACAAAATGGAAACTCTCACCACAATGTATCTTCCAATGCGTGA